TTTCGCTTTCGCTTTCGTTCTTTTCAGTTTCCTGCGGTTCGGCGACTATTGAAAGCAGCGTGCTCAGCGCTTCGATATTAATTTTTTGTTCCGGGTCCTGCGGGCGAAAAACATCGACGACCGTTGAGAAAAGTTCTACTATTTCCTGCCCTCTTATGCTCAGGAAGGGTTTCAACGCGTTTAAAAGTCTTAAATCGTTGTCGGATACTGAAAGCAGTCTCACGATGCCTCCCTCCCGTTGCTCTTTTTTCTAGATAATGCCGACGCTTCAGAGGACTTGATGAGTAAAATTAATATAAGGAAAAGTGTAAAGGGGTTAAAGGAGGTTCTTCTGACGTCATTTTTTTTGTTTTCATTCTTTTTGTTTTCATTCTTTTTGTTTTCATTTTCTTTGTTATCGTGTTTTTTGTTGTCGTCATAGCCGGTCATTGTCCATCACCCTGCTTTTCATAAATTTTTCTAGATTATTATATGACTCATCTCTTCCGGGAGTGCAGGAATAAGGTGTATGAAAATCAGTAAAACTAAAAATGATCAATAAATGTAAAAGGTGGTGGTGCTGTGGACAGATTTGTTAGAAACGTACGGCTGGTAACGGCTCTGGTACTGGTAATGATCCTTGCTGCTGGAATTGCTTTTGGTCGGCAGCACCGTGCTGCAGAAGCCCGCGCAGAAGCGGGGGCTTATGCCGTTTCGGCGCGGAGCAATGACTATGTCCTGCTTGCCCGGATTGTAGCCGGCGAGGCAGCCGGAGAACCCTATGTCGGCCAGGTGGCCGTTGCGGCGGTGATTTTGAACCGGGTGAAAAGCCCAAAATTTCCCAATACGATTGCCGAGGTCATTTATCAGCCCGGAGCCTTTGAATCGGTGAGCAACGGCCAGATATGGGCCCGCTATCCCAGCAGGACTAATTTTAAAGCAGCCCAGGACGCACTCAACGGGTGGGACCCCACATACGGCAGCCTTTTCTTCTGGAATCCCTCAAAAAGGGTGAATCCCTGGATATGGACCCGCAGGATAATTACCCAGATTGGGGACCATGTCTTCGGCAAGTAATGGAAAAGGAGTGATGTTTTTGAGAAACAGGTATGTCACATGGGGTCTGGGTGTACTTACTATAGTTTTAATCGCTCTGGCTTTATGGTCCATGGGCAGCAGGGCGTATTCGGCCGAAAACCTCCTGGAAGCCAATTACCAGAAGGGTTTTTTCAACCTTGTCGATGATGTGAACACCCTAAATATACTTCTGTCAAAAAGCCTTGTAACATCATCGGACAGCCAGCGGATAATAATTTTGACAAGCATATGGCATGAAGCCGAAAACGCCCGGTCAAACCTGGCCTCCCTGCCGCTGGGCAGTAGGGATATGACCAACCTGCAGAAATTCTTCGCACAGATGGGAGATTTTTCCCACACCCTAGCTAAAAAAGTTTCTCTGGGTGAGCAGATTTCCGATAAAGAATGGGACACGCTGGAGCAGTTCAAAAAAAATACCCAGAATCTCAGCAGGAGATTGAGGGAACTGCAGGACAGCGTAGCCACGGGCAGGATAAGGTGGGAAAGCGGTTCTTTTGCTCCGGGTCTTAGCAAAAGGATTGAGCCCGGTTTGGCGGACAGATTCGCCGCTATCGACCAGAGGCTAAAAGAAGAAGCGCCGAGTATTACCTATGACGGGCCTTTCTCTGACCATGTGGAAGAAATAACGCCGAAAGCGATTACCGGCTCCGCCGTCAACGAACAGCAGGCTATTGAAAAAGGCAAGAAATTTATAGATAACCCGGCAAATGTTCGCTACGATGTTTCGGTTTACAGCCGCACCCGGGGGACGGTAAACGCATATTCTCTAAAATTTACAAGGCCCGGAGCAGATGGGGCTGAGATCGTGATGGACGTAAGCCGTCAGGGAGGCCATGTCATCTGGTTTTTAAACACCAGGGACATCGGAGAGCAAAAAATTGACATAAAGACGGCCGTTGACAAAGCCAGAAAATTCCTGGAAGCCAGGGGATACGCGAATATGGAGCCTACCGGGTCCCTGAGGGAAGACAATTCCTTGACGGTCACCTTCGCGTATAAACAGGGGGACGTCCTGGTGTATCCGGATTTTGTAAAAGTAGAGGTGGCTCTTGACGACGGGCAGGTGGTAGGTTTCGATGCCATGGGCTATCTTACACACCATACGATGAGGAAAATCCCCTCACCCGGTATAAGCGAAAAACATGTCCGGGATAGCTTGAACAAAAGCTTAGAGGTCAGGAGAATACGCAAGGTGATTATCCCCGATCCGGCATTGAAGGAAAGGTTCTGCTATGAAGTAGACGCAAATCTGGACGATGAACGCTACCTCATCTATATCAACGCCCAGAACGGCAGAGAGGAGCAGATACTGAAAGTAGTGGAGACCGAAAACGGGACCATGACCATGTAGCCGGTAAAAGAACAAATTGTACTTGAATTGAATAGCCTATTATTAGAAACTTAAGGGGCTGGAAGGAGGGGGTCTTTTTGGTTCTGTCCCACGAGACCAAAAGGGATGCTTTTATAGTTTTTCTGGTATTGATACTGTTGCTCCTGGCAGATTAAGCGGGGTACCCCCCGCTTACTAAATTTTTTTGTAAAAGCACATAAGCAGGCAAAGGTGAATATTATATAAAAAGATTAACTTTTTTGGGGGGATCTTTTGTGTCTTTTACCCGGGACCTTGTCGACGGCCTATACCGGCAGGATAAGTATTCTCTAGTCTATCTTTTGCTTATGACGAACGTGCTGAGCCTTGCGGTTTTTTTGTCCAAAGATGCTGGCTTAAAATCCGTGTCGGATGAGTTTAACGCCGGTGAAAGGGAAAAGCCTGCTATTTCGAACAATCCTCCGGTTGAACAGCCCTTGGAAAGAGCCGTGGCGGCTGCCGCAAGCGGCGGTATCGAAGTGCCCGTCCCGGAAAAACCGGCCGAGAAGCCCCAAAAAGACAAAGTGATAGATCTTGAAAAAGTCCGGTCAAAACCGCTGG
The DNA window shown above is from Thermosediminibacter oceani DSM 16646 and carries:
- a CDS encoding cell wall hydrolase, producing MDRFVRNVRLVTALVLVMILAAGIAFGRQHRAAEARAEAGAYAVSARSNDYVLLARIVAGEAAGEPYVGQVAVAAVILNRVKSPKFPNTIAEVIYQPGAFESVSNGQIWARYPSRTNFKAAQDALNGWDPTYGSLFFWNPSKRVNPWIWTRRIITQIGDHVFGK
- the ypeB gene encoding germination protein YpeB; its protein translation is MFLRNRYVTWGLGVLTIVLIALALWSMGSRAYSAENLLEANYQKGFFNLVDDVNTLNILLSKSLVTSSDSQRIIILTSIWHEAENARSNLASLPLGSRDMTNLQKFFAQMGDFSHTLAKKVSLGEQISDKEWDTLEQFKKNTQNLSRRLRELQDSVATGRIRWESGSFAPGLSKRIEPGLADRFAAIDQRLKEEAPSITYDGPFSDHVEEITPKAITGSAVNEQQAIEKGKKFIDNPANVRYDVSVYSRTRGTVNAYSLKFTRPGADGAEIVMDVSRQGGHVIWFLNTRDIGEQKIDIKTAVDKARKFLEARGYANMEPTGSLREDNSLTVTFAYKQGDVLVYPDFVKVEVALDDGQVVGFDAMGYLTHHTMRKIPSPGISEKHVRDSLNKSLEVRRIRKVIIPDPALKERFCYEVDANLDDERYLIYINAQNGREEQILKVVETENGTMTM